One genomic window of Medicago truncatula cultivar Jemalong A17 chromosome 1, MtrunA17r5.0-ANR, whole genome shotgun sequence includes the following:
- the LOC11420351 gene encoding uncharacterized protein isoform X2, translating to MLFAVEGGGFFSASASGYSKGLSLLLLGQRNEDKPMRVAPWNHYQLVVQESDPQLQLAPTKNRLSRGCASFVCFGRTSAGPDTPSPLKVGPTQQHDVSPRLPVSNDGKDPSHIDDNNDGIKVTLKSSIRRPHSNKSVSVEATNEQEASGGHVVFTPGDQAERRRVQWTDACGSELVEIREFEPSEVDGSDDEYDNGNERTCSCAIM from the exons ATGTTATTTGCAGTAGAAGGTGGAGGATTCTTCTCTGCTTCGGCTTCAGGGTATAGCAAGGGCCTGAGCCTACTCCTTTTGGGTCAGAGGAATGAGGATAAACCCATGAGAGTTGCACCGTGGAACCATTACCAGTTGGTAGTCCAAGAATCTGACCCTCAACTCCAGCTGGCTCCCACAAAGAATCGCCTTTCCCGCGGGTGTGCCTCCTTTGTTTGCTTTGGTCGCACTTCCGCAGGGCCTGATACTCCATCACCTCTTAAAGTGGGACCAACCCAACAGCATGATGTTTCACCAAGGCTACCAGTTTCTAACGATGGAAAGGATCCCTCTCATATAGATGATAACAATGATGGTATAAAGGTCACTCTTAAAAGTAGCATTAGAAGGCCACACAGTAATAAATCAGTTTCTGTTGAGGCTACTAACGAGCAAGAAGCATCAGGTGGACATGTGGTTTTTACTCCTGGTGATCAAGCAGAAAGAAGGAGAGTGCAGTGGACAGATGCTTGCGGTAGCGAGCTTGTTGAAATACGAGAATTTGAGCCCAg TGAAGTGGATGGATcagatgatgaatatgataatGGAAATGAGAGAACATGTTCCTGTGCGATAATGTAA
- the LOC11420351 gene encoding uncharacterized protein isoform X1, which translates to MLFAVEGGGFFSASASGYSKGLSLLLLGQRNEDKPMRVAPWNHYQLVVQESDPQLQLAPTKNRLSRGCASFVCFGRTSAGPDTPSPLKVGPTQQHDVSPRLPVSNDGKDPSHIDDNNDGIKVTLKSSIRRPHSNKSVSVEATNEQEASGGHVVFTPGDQAERRRVQWTDACGSELVEIREFEPSKEWRFGCHMPLLKLLGVCDWSEVDGSDDEYDNGNERTCSCAIM; encoded by the exons ATGTTATTTGCAGTAGAAGGTGGAGGATTCTTCTCTGCTTCGGCTTCAGGGTATAGCAAGGGCCTGAGCCTACTCCTTTTGGGTCAGAGGAATGAGGATAAACCCATGAGAGTTGCACCGTGGAACCATTACCAGTTGGTAGTCCAAGAATCTGACCCTCAACTCCAGCTGGCTCCCACAAAGAATCGCCTTTCCCGCGGGTGTGCCTCCTTTGTTTGCTTTGGTCGCACTTCCGCAGGGCCTGATACTCCATCACCTCTTAAAGTGGGACCAACCCAACAGCATGATGTTTCACCAAGGCTACCAGTTTCTAACGATGGAAAGGATCCCTCTCATATAGATGATAACAATGATGGTATAAAGGTCACTCTTAAAAGTAGCATTAGAAGGCCACACAGTAATAAATCAGTTTCTGTTGAGGCTACTAACGAGCAAGAAGCATCAGGTGGACATGTGGTTTTTACTCCTGGTGATCAAGCAGAAAGAAGGAGAGTGCAGTGGACAGATGCTTGCGGTAGCGAGCTTGTTGAAATACGAGAATTTGAGCCCAg TAAGGAGTGGCGCTTCGGTTGCCATATGCCTCTCCTCAAGCTTTTGGGTGTCTGTGATTGGAG TGAAGTGGATGGATcagatgatgaatatgataatGGAAATGAGAGAACATGTTCCTGTGCGATAATGTAA
- the LOC11416333 gene encoding light-harvesting complex-like protein OHP2, chloroplastic yields the protein MSVTSSIPCIKIPTTHSSSSSCSTSSYSFRFSSSKLYAVTIRNVQNDGPLRRPAAPSVKEPSNLPQPLKPSPPSQPPPPQPQKTSSFVGDDKSVVSLEFQRQKAKELQEYFKKKKLEQAADQGPFFGFIAKNEISNGRWAMFGFAVGLLTEFATGSDFVDQVKILLSNFGIVDLD from the exons ATGTCTGTAACATCTTCAATCCCATGCATCAAAATCCCAACAACTCattcatcttcctcttcttgTTCAACTTCATCTTATTCTTTTAGATTCTCTTCTTCCAAGCTTTATGCTGTTACTATAAGGAATGTTCAGAATGATGGTCCTTTGAGAAGACCAGCGGCTCCTTCTGTGAAAGAACCGTCTAATCTTCCTCAACCTTTGAAACCTTCACCTCCTTCTCAGCCTCCACCACCACAACCTCAGAAGACAAGTTCTTTTGTTGGTGATGATAAAAGTGTTGTTTCGTTAGAGTTTCAGAGACAAAAGGCTAAGGAATTGCAGGAATATTTCAAAAAGAAGAAGCTTGAACAAGCTGCAGATCAAGGTCCCTTTTTTGGATTCATTGCCAAAAATGAGATTAGCAATGGAAG ATGGGCAATGTTTGGTTTTGCTGTTGGGTTGCTAACCGAGTTTGCAACAGGCTCAGACTTTGTTGATCAAGTGAAGATCCTTCTCTCGAATTTTGGAATAGTAGATTTGGattga